The bacterium genome window below encodes:
- a CDS encoding ABC transporter permease, protein MKNLIIIALRNLFRNKRRTLLTTSLIAFGVILVVVFGGLAISFKSQMVGVLTNTVMGDLQIHVKGYVESIDNQPLNLILSGAELAKIEKMLKNMPEIAAYSPRIKFGAMISNYAQTSNIRLSAVYPEMENRTVSGFVKRIKGDVPDPDQFLKPGEILVPENLMKGLSLKTGDEIVLVATNKESSVNAVTLRIAAVTESVFGPSGKDGYIHIQDAQTLLRMDQPEVVEIAIHLHKFDKLSAVSLQLKKESAAPDALFEVHTWEQLSPFASIARIVDLLIFVVKFILITIVLVSILNIMTMSVYERISEIGTIAAIGTPPRRILSLFLIEGFAMGLLSTIAGIVVGLVMLWVMNITKIDFTFGQMNVSLAPSIPTGEIVWLAVIVMLVSLFAGFQPAYKASKMEPVDALGHV, encoded by the coding sequence ATGAAGAATCTGATCATAATTGCGCTCCGAAATTTGTTTCGTAACAAACGACGAACGCTCTTGACTACATCGCTTATTGCGTTTGGAGTGATTCTCGTGGTGGTCTTCGGTGGTTTGGCCATTTCCTTCAAATCACAAATGGTTGGCGTATTGACAAACACAGTGATGGGCGATCTGCAAATACACGTAAAAGGGTATGTGGAATCTATTGATAATCAGCCCCTCAACCTCATTCTCTCAGGAGCGGAGTTGGCGAAGATCGAAAAGATGCTGAAAAACATGCCTGAAATAGCGGCATACAGTCCGCGGATTAAATTCGGCGCGATGATCAGTAACTACGCTCAGACATCCAACATTCGCTTGAGCGCTGTTTATCCGGAAATGGAAAACCGCACTGTGTCAGGGTTCGTAAAACGTATCAAAGGAGACGTACCGGATCCCGACCAATTTCTAAAACCGGGAGAAATCTTGGTTCCGGAAAATCTCATGAAAGGGCTTTCGCTGAAGACGGGAGATGAAATTGTTCTTGTCGCAACGAATAAGGAAAGCTCGGTTAACGCCGTAACGCTGCGTATTGCTGCGGTAACGGAGAGCGTCTTCGGTCCGTCCGGCAAGGATGGCTACATACACATCCAGGACGCACAGACGCTTCTGCGAATGGATCAGCCGGAGGTTGTTGAAATTGCGATTCATTTACATAAGTTCGATAAACTTAGCGCGGTTTCTTTGCAGCTGAAAAAAGAATCCGCCGCGCCGGATGCCTTATTTGAAGTGCACACATGGGAACAACTTTCACCGTTTGCCAGTATTGCACGTATCGTTGACCTTCTGATCTTTGTTGTGAAATTCATTTTGATTACCATTGTTCTGGTTAGCATTCTCAACATTATGACGATGTCAGTGTACGAGAGAATCAGTGAAATCGGGACCATCGCGGCAATCGGAACGCCGCCCCGGCGGATTCTTTCTCTTTTTCTGATCGAAGGATTTGCTATGGGATTGCTTAGCACGATTGCGGGCATAGTTGTCGGACTCGTCATGTTATGGGTGATGAACATAACGAAGATTGATTTCACGTTTGGTCAGATGAATGTGTCTCTCGCGCCGAGTATCCCTACAGGCGAAATTGTTTGGCTTGCGGTTATCGTCATGCTCGTGTCGCTCTTCGCAGGATTCCAACCCGCGTATAAGGCGTCGAAAATGGAACCGGTGGATGCGTTAGGACATGTGTAA
- a CDS encoding ABC transporter permease codes for MRIIWFLIQKEFLQIFRNKGMLPIIFGMPVIQLLILTNAATFDIKNVRFHLIDRDQSTISRKMTEKFTSSKYFILVDRSFSDELGENDLKSNNAQMILQIPKDFEKNIHKLGVSKVQFVINAEDGNSAGLIQSYASNIVSTFSQELQFKPQVANIPNVIKIEYSYWYNTELNYKTYMIPGILVSLVSMIGLFLSGMNIVREKEIGTIEQLNVTPIKKYEFIIGKLLPFWLLGLFILAFGLAVAKLIFHIPIVGSLWLVFGTAAIYLLVVLGMGLFISTITDTQQQAMFIAWFIIVIFILLGGLFTSIESMPQWAQNMTLLNPVAHYIKIMRDILLKGSGFYDIRFHVIVLSVFSIIMLTLSVLRYRKVSD; via the coding sequence ATGCGCATCATTTGGTTTCTCATTCAAAAAGAGTTTTTACAAATATTCCGAAACAAAGGCATGCTCCCGATTATATTCGGAATGCCCGTTATCCAGTTGTTGATCCTGACTAACGCCGCAACATTTGATATCAAAAATGTACGATTTCACTTGATTGATCGTGATCAAAGTACGATCTCTCGCAAAATGACAGAAAAATTTACATCTTCAAAATATTTTATATTAGTTGATCGGTCTTTTTCAGATGAACTTGGTGAAAATGACCTTAAAAGTAATAATGCGCAGATGATTCTGCAAATTCCTAAAGACTTTGAAAAAAATATTCATAAGCTCGGCGTTTCAAAAGTTCAGTTCGTTATCAATGCGGAAGACGGTAATTCAGCCGGGCTGATACAGTCGTATGCATCCAATATCGTGAGCACTTTTTCTCAGGAGCTTCAGTTTAAACCTCAGGTTGCCAATATTCCGAACGTGATCAAAATAGAGTATTCATATTGGTATAATACGGAGCTAAATTACAAAACGTACATGATACCGGGGATCCTGGTTTCTCTCGTATCTATGATCGGGCTTTTTTTGTCTGGAATGAATATTGTGCGAGAGAAGGAAATTGGGACGATAGAACAATTAAATGTGACACCCATAAAAAAATATGAATTTATAATAGGCAAATTGCTTCCTTTCTGGTTGTTGGGATTGTTTATTCTTGCTTTTGGATTAGCTGTTGCAAAATTGATTTTTCATATTCCAATTGTAGGCAGTCTTTGGCTTGTTTTCGGGACGGCAGCCATTTATTTGTTGGTCGTACTTGGAATGGGTTTATTTATTTCTACTATCACAGATACTCAACAGCAAGCGATGTTCATTGCTTGGTTTATTATAGTCATCTTTATATTGTTGGGCGGACTTTTCACATCCATCGAAAGTATGCCGCAGTGGGCGCAAAATATGACTCTTTTGAATCCAGTCGCACATTATATAAAGATCATGCGCGACATTCTGCTTAAAGGCTCCGGTTTTTACGATATCCGTTTTCATGTTATTGTATTATCTGTGTTTTCAATTATCATGCTCACTCTTTCGGTATTACGGTATCGAAAAGTGAGCGACTAA
- a CDS encoding ABC transporter ATP-binding protein — protein MVDTAYAIRAEKLTKRFGDFIAVNEITFDVKQGEIYGFLGANGAGKTTAIRMLIGLLSPTSGMATVAGFDVFKETENIKRNIGYMSQRFSLYEDLTVKENIRFYGGVYGLSDLQIRDKTDSLLKRLELEHARNMLISELPLGWKQKLAFSIAVIHDPKIVFLDEPTGGVDPITRRQFWNLIYEASSDGVTVFVTTHYMDESEYCNRVSIMVDGRIAALDTPRGLKESFRASSMDDVFLKLARPQRAGAI, from the coding sequence ATGGTTGATACTGCTTATGCCATTCGGGCGGAAAAATTGACCAAACGCTTCGGCGATTTTATTGCGGTCAATGAGATTACTTTTGATGTCAAACAAGGCGAGATCTACGGGTTTCTCGGCGCTAATGGCGCCGGAAAAACCACGGCAATTCGTATGCTCATCGGGCTTCTTTCGCCTACATCGGGAATGGCAACCGTTGCAGGATTTGACGTGTTCAAAGAAACAGAAAATATCAAAAGAAATATCGGCTATATGAGCCAGCGGTTTTCTTTATACGAAGATCTGACAGTTAAAGAAAATATACGCTTTTATGGCGGTGTGTACGGCCTCAGTGATCTGCAGATCCGCGATAAAACAGATTCTTTGTTGAAAAGACTTGAATTGGAACATGCACGTAATATGCTGATCAGCGAACTCCCCCTCGGATGGAAACAAAAACTGGCCTTTTCCATTGCGGTGATCCATGATCCAAAAATAGTATTTCTTGACGAGCCTACGGGCGGCGTGGATCCGATCACGCGACGCCAGTTTTGGAACCTGATCTATGAGGCGTCTTCCGACGGCGTAACGGTTTTTGTCACGACGCATTATATGGACGAATCGGAATATTGCAACCGCGTTTCCATTATGGTGGATGGGCGTATCGCGGCGCTGGATACGCCGCGGGGGCTTAAAGAAAGCTTCCGGGCTTCTTCGATGGATGATGTTTTTCTCAAGCTCGCGCGTCCTCAAAGAGCAGGTGCGATATGA
- a CDS encoding TetR/AcrR family transcriptional regulator: MINNGLDSKTEDKIIEAARKIFHRRGFDGARMQEIADEAQINKAMLHYYFRSKDQLFEAVFREAALKILPLVGSIIESDLTLEEKIKKLIHNYIDLIKSNPYIPGFVLHELTQNPERMKQFIANNALLRPQKFFTQIQEGIDTGKYIPIAPLQLMVTIVSSCIFPFIAKPMLHAVFGLDHDGFDEFIEQRKEQMTQFILNGLYKK; this comes from the coding sequence ATGATTAATAATGGTTTAGATAGCAAAACAGAGGACAAAATAATAGAAGCGGCGAGGAAAATATTCCATCGACGGGGTTTTGATGGCGCCAGAATGCAGGAAATTGCGGATGAAGCACAGATCAATAAAGCTATGCTTCATTATTATTTTCGAAGTAAAGATCAGCTCTTTGAAGCGGTTTTCAGAGAAGCGGCACTGAAAATATTGCCGCTGGTTGGTTCCATAATTGAGTCCGACTTGACTTTGGAAGAAAAGATAAAAAAACTTATTCATAATTACATTGATCTTATCAAATCCAACCCTTACATCCCCGGATTTGTTCTGCATGAGTTAACTCAGAATCCGGAGCGAATGAAACAATTCATCGCCAACAATGCACTCCTGCGTCCGCAGAAATTTTTCACTCAAATCCAGGAAGGAATTGATACGGGAAAATATATTCCAATTGCTCCATTGCAGCTGATGGTCACGATAGTTTCGTCATGCATTTTCCCTTTTATAGCCAAACCGATGTTACACGCTGTTTTCGGCCTTGATCATGATGGTTTTGACGAATTTATCGAACAACGAAAAGAACAAATGACCCAATTCATATTAAACGGATTATACAAAAAATGA
- a CDS encoding glycogen synthase yields the protein MKIAVAATEVAPYAKTGGLADVIEALPKTLEKLGNDVKVFMPKYSLIDENKHKLTYEPAIGEMPIRVNGHTRSVHVQKSKINGSEVDIYFIDCPHYFYRRHIYTMDPDEDERFILFCKAVIETMQRLKWAPDVIHCNDWQAGLIPLFIKDNYSWDRMFDETATLMSIHNIAYQGRFPNQTIHKAELKGSLYYPGGPLEFYNTFSFLKTGIVYSEIISTVSETYSHEILTGEYGFGMEKELLPRRDDLFGVLNGADYDQWNPEGDPFIPYHYSTADLSNKLRNKEYLIKQTHLPFDKNKPIIGIVSRLVAQKGFDLVAEAINELMFLDAQWVILGSGEDRYEEMFTILSHSIPDKVWAYIGFNNELAHLIEAGADMFLMPSRYEPCGLNQIYSLKYGTVPIVRKTGGLADTVQDWHEFKARGDETGDGFSFNDATGFALHTTVLRAVETFREKKTWRKIQENGMNRDYSWRVSAKKYMALYELAVKKRRGQ from the coding sequence ATGAAAATAGCTGTAGCGGCTACAGAAGTTGCTCCCTACGCTAAGACGGGCGGACTTGCCGATGTGATAGAGGCTCTACCGAAGACTTTGGAAAAATTAGGTAATGACGTCAAAGTCTTCATGCCCAAGTATTCTCTCATCGATGAAAACAAGCATAAACTAACATACGAACCTGCCATAGGCGAAATGCCGATTCGTGTAAATGGTCATACACGATCTGTTCATGTTCAAAAATCCAAAATTAATGGCTCTGAAGTTGATATTTATTTTATTGATTGTCCGCACTATTTTTATCGCAGACATATTTACACAATGGATCCCGATGAGGACGAACGGTTCATCTTATTTTGCAAAGCGGTTATTGAGACCATGCAACGATTGAAATGGGCGCCGGACGTCATTCATTGTAATGACTGGCAAGCCGGCCTGATCCCGCTTTTTATCAAGGACAATTACAGTTGGGACAGGATGTTTGACGAAACCGCCACACTCATGTCTATTCATAACATCGCCTATCAGGGACGATTTCCAAATCAAACAATTCATAAAGCCGAATTAAAAGGAAGTCTATATTATCCCGGAGGACCGCTGGAGTTTTACAATACGTTTAGTTTTTTGAAAACAGGCATCGTCTATTCTGAAATCATTAGCACGGTGAGTGAAACGTATTCACATGAGATACTGACCGGCGAATATGGATTTGGAATGGAGAAAGAGTTGTTGCCGCGCAGGGATGACCTTTTTGGCGTACTGAATGGCGCAGATTATGATCAGTGGAATCCAGAAGGCGATCCGTTTATTCCTTACCACTATTCAACAGCGGACTTGTCAAATAAGCTGAGGAACAAAGAATATTTAATAAAGCAAACCCATTTACCTTTTGACAAGAATAAGCCGATTATTGGAATTGTATCTCGGTTAGTTGCACAAAAGGGATTTGATCTCGTTGCTGAGGCAATCAATGAACTCATGTTTTTGGACGCACAATGGGTAATATTGGGAAGCGGAGAAGACAGGTATGAAGAAATGTTTACGATATTGAGCCATTCAATTCCTGATAAAGTATGGGCATATATCGGATTCAATAATGAACTGGCTCATTTGATCGAAGCCGGCGCGGACATGTTTCTGATGCCGTCGAGGTATGAACCTTGCGGATTAAATCAGATCTACAGTTTAAAATATGGTACGGTTCCTATCGTTCGAAAAACAGGAGGATTAGCAGATACAGTACAGGATTGGCATGAATTCAAAGCACGAGGGGACGAAACGGGCGACGGTTTTTCTTTTAATGATGCAACAGGATTTGCGCTTCATACGACGGTTCTGCGCGCTGTGGAGACATTCAGAGAAAAAAAGACATGGAGGAAAATTCAGGAAAACGGCATGAATCGAGATTATTCATGGCGGGTTTCTGCAAAAAAATATATGGCGCTTTATGAATTGGCCGTAAAAAAAAGAAGAGGGCAATAA
- a CDS encoding TolC family protein: MKILFLYWFFLSPPTDTLRLEECYQKAMEQFPLSKQIKLYDNMLELRLKNLNAKYLPEPTLNAQTSYQSDVTVLPISLPTVSIPQQHKDGYQASLVANQLIYDFGVISKQKEVEKAQTVVDKKSVEVELYKLKTQVNEAYFSVLLLQEKERSLRLTDEDVRTKLTSIRSKVKNGTILPSNADILEAELLKITQTVAETKANKMASIDILSQLLNTPLDESLNLAIPHDVTAGGSGTSLKRPEYAAFDLSRKKIGHSIDLTGRRNLPKVSAFLQLSYARPGINAFDNTFQKYYIAGLRATWTFWNWNTDNRDREILKQQQSIIITQEEVFTKNISIAAHKNLSEIDKLQELIKLDQDIIALRKKVTQQLSSQLDNGVVTSSEYLTELNAEHQASLTLESHKIQLIKAQRDYLITIGE, translated from the coding sequence ATGAAGATTCTTTTTTTATACTGGTTTTTCCTCTCGCCCCCGACAGACACCCTGAGGCTGGAGGAGTGTTATCAAAAGGCAATGGAACAATTTCCTCTGAGCAAGCAGATCAAACTGTACGACAACATGCTCGAACTGCGTCTGAAAAACCTCAATGCGAAATATCTTCCTGAGCCGACATTGAATGCGCAAACATCCTATCAGTCGGACGTAACCGTACTTCCAATTTCGCTGCCAACAGTCTCAATCCCTCAGCAGCATAAAGACGGGTACCAGGCTTCGCTTGTGGCCAATCAACTTATCTACGATTTCGGAGTCATTTCAAAACAAAAAGAAGTCGAAAAGGCTCAGACAGTTGTTGATAAAAAGTCCGTTGAGGTGGAACTCTACAAGCTCAAAACTCAGGTCAATGAGGCCTATTTTTCCGTATTGCTCTTGCAGGAAAAAGAACGTTCACTCAGGTTAACCGATGAGGATGTGCGCACCAAACTTACGAGTATCCGATCAAAAGTAAAAAACGGGACCATACTCCCGAGCAATGCAGACATTCTCGAAGCGGAACTGCTGAAGATCACTCAAACCGTAGCAGAGACCAAAGCGAACAAAATGGCCTCGATCGATATTTTGTCGCAATTACTCAATACCCCGCTGGACGAATCGCTGAATCTTGCGATCCCCCATGATGTTACTGCCGGCGGTTCCGGTACATCACTAAAACGTCCCGAATACGCGGCGTTCGATCTGTCACGAAAAAAGATCGGCCACTCGATCGATCTTACCGGCCGGCGCAATTTGCCGAAGGTCTCGGCATTCCTCCAGCTATCCTATGCGCGTCCGGGTATCAATGCGTTTGACAATACATTTCAGAAATACTATATCGCCGGCCTCCGCGCAACCTGGACTTTCTGGAACTGGAACACCGATAACCGTGACAGGGAGATCCTGAAACAACAACAATCAATAATCATCACTCAGGAAGAGGTTTTTACAAAAAACATTAGCATTGCCGCTCATAAAAACCTGTCGGAAATCGACAAACTGCAGGAGCTTATAAAGCTGGACCAGGATATCATCGCGCTGAGAAAAAAAGTTACGCAACAGTTGTCAAGCCAGCTTGATAACGGCGTGGTCACATCGTCGGAATATCTGACCGAACTTAATGCCGAACATCAGGCATCATTGACTTTAGAATCACACAAGATACAACTCATCAAAGCTCAAAGAGATTACCTCATTACCATAGGAGAATAA
- a CDS encoding cupin domain-containing protein — translation MTELGNYQEGSIVSKTIINKKTATITFFAFDEGQTLSEHTAPFDAMVQVFDGEVEIYISGTPFHLKSGDMIIMPANEPHAVKALTKFKMILTMIK, via the coding sequence ATGACTGAGCTCGGAAATTACCAAGAGGGTTCGATTGTAAGTAAAACGATAATTAACAAAAAAACGGCAACGATTACTTTTTTTGCTTTTGATGAAGGTCAAACTTTGAGTGAACATACCGCGCCTTTTGATGCGATGGTTCAGGTTTTTGACGGCGAGGTGGAAATATATATCTCAGGCACACCGTTTCATCTAAAGTCGGGCGACATGATCATTATGCCGGCAAATGAGCCGCATGCGGTCAAAGCGCTTACTAAGTTCAAAATGATACTCACTATGATCAAATAG
- a CDS encoding ABC transporter permease, with protein MKSFRGFVIKEFYHIFRDKRTMLILFGMPVIQLILFGFAIRNEINDANISIVDHSNDYVTLEIKQKLLSSGYFLLKDDINKDSDMEAVFRKGIVKEVIVFEPEFAQRLLRDGQAHIQIIADANDPNMANLLIGYTSSIIQEYQLSLKNQGELVPQIVPEVKMLYNPELKSVFMFVPGLVAVILMLVSALMTSITITREKELGTMEILLVSPLKPYEIIVGKVLPYLFLSFVNTATIIILARFVFDVPFKGSYILFFIEALLFVVTALSLGIMISTISKTQQTAMMIALAGLMLPVIILSGFIFPVSSMPWPLQIFSNIVPAKWFLIIVKGIMLRGIGLEYLWKETLILGGMTLFFMAVSLKKFKIRLQ; from the coding sequence ATGAAAAGTTTCAGAGGATTTGTCATAAAAGAGTTTTATCATATTTTCCGAGATAAACGTACCATGCTAATTCTTTTCGGCATGCCAGTGATCCAACTTATTTTGTTCGGTTTTGCCATTCGCAATGAAATCAATGACGCGAATATCTCCATCGTCGATCATTCCAATGACTATGTCACATTAGAAATAAAGCAAAAATTACTCTCTTCAGGATATTTCTTGCTTAAGGACGACATCAATAAAGATTCGGATATGGAAGCGGTATTTCGTAAGGGAATTGTAAAAGAAGTGATCGTATTTGAACCGGAATTTGCGCAGCGGCTCCTGAGAGACGGCCAGGCGCATATTCAAATCATCGCTGACGCCAATGATCCGAATATGGCAAACCTGTTAATCGGCTATACTTCATCGATAATTCAAGAATATCAATTGAGCCTGAAAAATCAAGGTGAGTTAGTTCCACAAATCGTTCCAGAGGTAAAGATGCTTTATAATCCTGAACTCAAAAGCGTTTTTATGTTTGTCCCGGGATTGGTTGCTGTGATTTTGATGTTGGTTTCCGCTTTGATGACTTCCATAACAATCACACGGGAAAAAGAATTGGGAACTATGGAGATACTCTTGGTTTCACCGCTTAAACCATATGAGATTATTGTCGGAAAAGTTCTTCCATATTTGTTTTTGTCATTTGTTAATACGGCCACGATTATTATTCTTGCTCGTTTTGTGTTTGATGTCCCGTTTAAAGGCAGCTATATTTTGTTTTTTATAGAAGCCCTGCTTTTTGTTGTTACTGCTTTGTCGCTTGGAATTATGATATCAACTATAAGTAAAACCCAGCAAACAGCTATGATGATCGCATTAGCTGGTTTGATGCTCCCTGTAATTATTTTGTCGGGATTCATCTTTCCGGTTTCCTCGATGCCTTGGCCACTGCAGATTTTTAGTAACATCGTTCCCGCTAAATGGTTCCTGATTATTGTGAAAGGAATTATGCTAAGAGGAATCGGTCTGGAGTATCTGTGGAAGGAAACGTTAATATTAGGCGGAATGACATTGTTTTTTATGGCTGTCAGCCTAAAAAAATTTAAAATAAGATTACAATAA
- a CDS encoding ABC transporter ATP-binding protein, with amino-acid sequence MPAVVVKNLTKKYGDIVAVNTLNFSVEKGELFGFIGPDGAGKTSLFRMLTTLLLPDDGEASVNGLDVVKDYRKLRTQIGYMPGRFSLYQDLSVEENLKFFASVFGTTVEENYDLIKDIYVQIEPFKTRRAGKLSGGMKQKLALSCALIHKPEILFLDEPTTGVDAVSRKEFWEMLKRLQQKEITIVVSTPYMDEAGLCDRIALIQNGNILGIDTPKSIVKTFDRPLLAVKAQSTHELIVALRKFPHTHSVYPFGEFLHYTDRRNRFSNDEIGNYLSEQNIKQVEMKLIEPNIEDCFMSLMESHNNG; translated from the coding sequence ATGCCTGCGGTTGTCGTTAAAAATCTGACTAAAAAGTATGGCGATATTGTTGCTGTAAACACTTTAAATTTCTCCGTTGAAAAAGGCGAGCTTTTCGGTTTCATCGGGCCGGACGGTGCAGGAAAAACGTCTTTGTTTCGAATGCTTACAACTCTTCTTTTGCCTGATGATGGAGAAGCGTCCGTCAACGGTTTGGATGTTGTAAAGGATTACAGAAAACTGCGCACTCAGATAGGATACATGCCGGGGCGTTTTTCTTTGTATCAGGACTTGAGTGTCGAAGAAAACCTTAAGTTTTTTGCTTCCGTTTTTGGAACAACCGTCGAAGAAAATTATGACCTGATCAAAGATATTTATGTTCAGATCGAGCCTTTTAAAACCCGGCGCGCTGGGAAATTATCCGGCGGCATGAAACAAAAGCTTGCTCTTTCGTGCGCATTAATTCATAAACCTGAAATTCTTTTTCTGGACGAACCCACAACCGGCGTCGATGCGGTTTCACGAAAAGAATTTTGGGAAATGTTGAAACGTCTTCAGCAAAAGGAGATTACGATCGTGGTTTCAACTCCTTATATGGACGAGGCCGGTTTGTGCGACCGGATCGCGTTGATCCAGAACGGGAACATTCTTGGAATTGATACCCCGAAAAGCATAGTAAAGACTTTTGACCGGCCGCTTCTGGCGGTTAAAGCTCAGAGTACACACGAGCTGATCGTTGCGCTTAGAAAATTCCCTCACACCCATTCGGTTTATCCATTCGGCGAATTTCTGCATTATACCGACCGGAGAAATAGATTTTCGAACGATGAGATCGGTAATTATTTGTCGGAACAAAACATAAAGCAGGTCGAAATGAAATTGATCGAGCCCAACATCGAAGATTGTTTTATGTCTTTAATGGAGTCTCATAACAATGGTTGA
- a CDS encoding outer membrane lipoprotein-sorting protein → MKKLIIMALFSYTLSAQDANSLLKDVDDNLMPESYEANRKLINEEPNGSKKEFTFYTIKKGKDKIAMLYLLPASEKGRATLRLGENMWLYVPSVNKPIRITSLQSVVGGVFNNADLMQLEYSEEYDAAYAEGTDYEFILDLKAKNKTVAYDKLKMWITKDKKILRKVEAYSASGMLIKTLEFKDDKNFGGGLTRPSVIETYSPLYKGYRSLMIYQTIKKRQFPDEVFTLNYMGRLGDLK, encoded by the coding sequence ATGAAAAAACTAATTATCATGGCGCTTTTCTCATATACTCTTTCAGCGCAAGACGCCAACAGCCTCTTAAAGGATGTTGACGACAATCTCATGCCGGAATCCTATGAGGCTAACCGCAAACTTATCAACGAAGAGCCAAACGGATCGAAGAAAGAGTTCACGTTCTACACGATAAAGAAAGGAAAGGATAAGATTGCGATGCTCTATCTACTCCCTGCGAGTGAAAAAGGAAGGGCAACGCTTCGCTTGGGGGAGAATATGTGGCTTTACGTCCCGAGCGTAAACAAACCCATACGCATTACAAGTTTGCAGTCCGTTGTTGGCGGCGTTTTCAACAATGCGGACCTTATGCAGTTGGAGTATTCTGAGGAGTACGACGCGGCTTATGCGGAAGGAACGGATTATGAGTTCATTCTCGATTTGAAGGCGAAGAACAAAACGGTTGCGTACGACAAACTGAAGATGTGGATTACGAAAGACAAGAAAATACTTCGTAAAGTTGAAGCGTATTCGGCCAGCGGCATGCTTATTAAAACACTCGAGTTCAAAGATGACAAAAATTTTGGAGGCGGATTGACACGGCCTTCCGTAATCGAAACATACAGTCCTCTATACAAAGGGTATCGTTCCTTGATGATTTATCAAACCATCAAAAAACGGCAATTCCCCGATGAAGTGTTCACGCTGAATTACATGGGGCGGTTAGGAGATCTAAAATAA
- a CDS encoding HlyD family efflux transporter periplasmic adaptor subunit: protein MKKLFLALTLLTVISCSGNNDKSDAYGNFEATEIIISAEAGGKLLRFEAEEGLTLNANAVVGYIDTTQLALKREQLLASQQSIRSKSANILAQIDVVQEQKNVALIEKQRLEKLFEENAATQKQLDDINGQLNVLDKQMASIETQNAAVLSDIRSLDSQIRQINDQIQKSIIINPVKGTILTKFAEPFEVIGFGKPLYKIADLSTMFLRVYVSGDQLPKVKIGEKVEVLIDQNKTENIKLEGEISWISSKAEFTPKIIQTKQERVNMVYAVKVRVTNDGSLKIGMPGEIKFKQPY, encoded by the coding sequence GTGAAAAAATTATTCTTAGCGCTCACATTGTTAACCGTCATAAGTTGTTCTGGAAATAACGATAAATCGGACGCGTACGGTAACTTCGAAGCCACAGAAATCATTATTTCCGCTGAGGCCGGCGGAAAGTTGCTTCGTTTTGAAGCAGAAGAAGGGTTGACGCTCAATGCTAATGCCGTTGTGGGTTATATCGACACGACCCAGCTTGCTCTGAAACGCGAACAGCTTTTGGCATCACAACAAAGCATCCGCTCAAAGTCAGCAAATATTCTCGCTCAGATCGACGTCGTGCAGGAACAAAAGAATGTTGCGCTGATCGAAAAACAGCGATTGGAAAAACTGTTCGAAGAGAACGCGGCAACGCAGAAACAGCTCGACGATATTAACGGACAATTGAACGTGCTGGATAAACAAATGGCTTCTATCGAAACACAAAACGCAGCGGTTTTGTCGGATATACGTTCGTTGGATTCTCAAATTCGCCAGATCAATGACCAGATTCAGAAAAGCATCATTATCAATCCTGTCAAAGGAACGATTTTAACGAAATTTGCTGAACCTTTTGAGGTCATCGGTTTCGGGAAACCGCTATACAAGATCGCGGATCTTTCCACGATGTTTCTCCGCGTGTACGTTAGCGGCGACCAGTTGCCCAAGGTTAAGATCGGCGAGAAGGTGGAAGTTCTGATCGACCAAAACAAAACGGAAAACATAAAACTCGAGGGCGAGATCAGCTGGATTTCCTCTAAGGCGGAATTTACGCCCAAGATCATTCAAACCAAACAGGAGCGTGTAAATATGGTGTATGCCGTGAAGGTGCGTGTGACCAATGACGGATCGCTCAAGATCGGCATGCCCGGAGAAATTAAATTTAAACAACCTTATTAA